Proteins encoded in a region of the Aptenodytes patagonicus chromosome Z, bAptPat1.pri.cur, whole genome shotgun sequence genome:
- the CETN3 gene encoding centrin-3, whose protein sequence is MSLALRNELSVDKTKKKKRRELTEEQKQEIKDAFELFDTDKDRAINYHELKVAMRALGFDVKKADVLKILKDYDREATGKITFEDFNEVVTDWILDRDPQEEILKAFKLFDDDDSGKISLRNLRRVARELGENMSDEELRAMIEEFDKDGDGEINQEEFIAIMTGDI, encoded by the exons ATGAGCTTGGCCTTGAG GAATGAGCTTTCGgtagacaaaactaaaaaaaagaagagaagagaactGACTGAGGAACAGAAGCAAGAAATTAAAGATGCCTTTGAGTTGTTTGATACAGACAAAGATAGAGCAATAAATTATCATGAATTAAAG GTGGCAATGAGAGCCTTGGGTTTTGATGTGAAAAAAGCTGATGTACTGAAAATACTTAAAGATTATGATCGAGAAGCGACAGGCAAGATCACCTTTGAAGATTTTAATGAAGTTG TGACAGACTGGATATTGGACAGAGACCCACAAGAAGAAATACTCAAGGCATTCAAATTGTTTGATGATGATGACTCTGGTAAAATAAGTCTGAGAAACCTGCGCCGGGTTGCTAGAGAATTGGGTGAAAATATGTCTGATGAAGAACTACGGGCTATGATTGAAGAATTTGATaaggatggagatggagaaa tcaATCAAGAAGAGTTCATTGCTATTATGACAGGCGATATTTAG